From the genome of Thauera chlorobenzoica:
GGCCAGTTGCGCAGCAGACGGGCGCGGTCGCGCCGCCAGGCGCGGGCATGGGCCGCGGCGCTGCGGTGCTGGCGCAGGGCGTCGAGGTCGATGACGACGATGCGGCCTTCGTGCCACAGCAGGTTGGTGGCCTTGAGGTCGCCGTGGGAGATGCGCTCGCGGTGCAGGGTGGCGAACAGCTGGCGCAGGGCCTCGGCTTCGGCCGCGGGTGGACCGCGGTCGACATGCGGGGCGAGATGTTCGAGCAGGTTCCGCCCCGGACACCAGGCATTGACCAGCCAGGCGCGCCGGCGCAGTGGGCCGAAGCGCTCTTCGACCAGGGCCAGCGGTGCCGGCGTGGCGATGCCGAGAAAGGCGAGGCGGTGGCCGGCGACCCAGGAATGGGCGGCGCGGCTCGCACGCCAGGCGCGCGACAGCGCGTGGCCGGCGTTCTTGATGTTGTAGCGCTTGATCACCAGCGCCTGGCCGGCGATTTCGGTGCGCGCCACCGTGCATGTGCCGCCGTCCTTGAGCAGCTGGCCGGCGGCGAGGGCGCGGTCGGGGTCGGCGAGCAGGGGGGCGAGCGCTTCGGCCTGGTCGCGCACTACGGCGCTGAAGCGGTCGAGGCGCTGTTCCACCCGGAACAGGGTGCAGTCGCGCAGGACCTTGCCGAGAAAGGCCTGCAGGCGGGCGCTGCGGGTGGCAGCGATGCGGGCGCGCAGGGCGGGAACGTCGAGTGCGGGCAGGGCATCGTCGGCGCTGCGCCAGGCCTCGATCAGGAGCGGGAGCCGGGCATCCCACCCTGCCGGCAGCTGCGCGGCGAGGATGGCGAAGTTGGCCGCGGCCTGGGCGGCATCGAGCGGCCGTTCGGGGCGGAGGGCGCGCACCGCATCGCCGTCGATCACCAGCAAGCGGTCGCCGTGGACCAGGAAATTGCCCAGATGAAGGTCGTCCTGCACCAGGCCGCAGGCGTGGAGCCGGCCGAGCAGGGTGAACGCGGGGGCGAGCACGGCGAGGGCGCGCGCGCTGCCGGCCGCTTCGGCGGCCTCCGCCTCCCAGCGTGCGGCGAGGCTGTCGGCGCCGTCGAGAAAGGCGGTGAGCAGGGCGTGGCCGCCGTTTTGCAGGGGAGCCGCGGCGAGCAGCGCCGGAGTGGGGATGGCGGCGGCGGCGAGGGCCTCGATGCCGCTGCGTTCGCGCTGCCAGTGGCGGGCGCTGGCGGGGGCGATGAAGAGCTTGGCGAGCACGCGGCGGCCTTCGAACTCGGCCTCGCCGACCAGGCGCTTGCCCGGCAGCACACGCAGCAGGCGGTGCAGCGTGAGGCTGCGGCCGTCGGCCAGCTGCGCGCGCAGCGGCAGGGCCGGGTGGCGGCCTGCCGCACGCAGCGCCGCGGCCGTCTGCAGCGGGGCCGGCGTGCTCACTCGCGTGCCTCCGGCGCGTACTTGCGCAGGTAACGTGCGTGCAGCTTGTCCGCGCGCCGTGCCAGGCTGCGCAGCAGCGCCGCCTCGCGGCGCAGGGTGGCGCGCAGCGGCCCCGGGAAGTAGGCGCGCAGAAAGCGCAGCAGGTCGCGCCGGGTGAGGCCGATCTCGAGCGCGGAGAAGTACAGCCCGGCCAGATCCTTGTCGCGCCAGCGCCGCGGCGTGCGGCGGCGGACCTGGCTGCGGTGGAGGTCGATCAGCGACAGGCGTAAGGCATCGGGAGCGGGCGGCGGCGCGGTGTGGAGGAGAAAATGGCAGAGGTAGAAGTCGCGGTGGTTCATGCCGCCTTCGTGCATGCGCCGGGCCATCTCGGCGACGCGCCCGATCAGGGCGCGCTTGAGCGCGGGCGGCGGTGGGTGGGCGGGCCAGTCGCGGCAGTAGTCTTCCAGGCTCACCGTCGGTGCGAGCGCCTCGGTGATGATGAACGAGTGCTGGCGGGCGGGGTTGCGGCCGCGCTCGCCGAAGGCCACGGCGCGCATCGTGGCGACGCCGACTTCGCCCAGGCGGGCGATGGCGCGCCATTCGTTGCGCGCGCCGAGCACCGGCAGGCGCAGCGAGAACAGGTTCTTGAAGATCTCGCCCCAGCCCACGCCGCGGTGGATCTTGACGAAGTAGGCGCGGTCGCCGACTTCGGTGCGCAGCGTGCGCCGGCCTTCGAGTTCGCGGAACACCTCGCCCTGCAGCGCCTCGACCGCGGCGAACGGGTCGCGCCCCTGCCACAGGCTGCGGAAGGGCTCGTCGACGAAGAGGGTGGTGGTCGCGGCGCGGGCCGTGGCGGAGGCGGGCGGTGTCATCGTTGGGCGGTGGCGTCGGCCGCAGGCTGCAGGATCCGGTCGGCGGCGCGCTCGGGCAGGCTGTAGAGGTCGGCGCGGGCGGCGAAGGCGAGGCCGTTGGCCTGCCAGCGGCGGCGGTCGTCGTCGGCAGAGAGCATTTCGGCGAGGCGGATGTCGAGTGCCCCCTGCTCGAACGGGCTGGGAACGACGCGGCCGGCATCGGCGTCGGTGATGTAGTGGGCGTAGCCGCAGACCGCGGTGGTGAGTACCGGCAGACCGGCGACGATGGCTTCGAGCAGCACGGTGCCGGTGTTCTCGTTGTAGGCGGGGTGGATCAACAGATCGGCGCCGAGCAAAAAGCGCGGCACGTCGCTGCGGCCCTTCAGGAACTGCACATGCTCGGCCAGGCCCAGGGCGATGGCCTGCAGCTTGAACGGCTTGGGATCGTCCTGGCCGATCACCATCAGCCGGGTGCGCCGGCGCAGGGCCTCGGGCAGCGCGGCGAGCGCCTTCAGGCTGCGATCCAGCCCCTTGGTCTTGAACCCGGAGCCGATCTGCACCAGCAGCAGGTCGTCGGTGCCAAGGCCGAACTCCTGGCGGAAGGCGGCGCGGATCTCGCCCGCGTTCGCCGGCGCGCGTCGATCCGGCGCAATGCCGGGCGGCAGCAGATGGAAGCGCCGCTCCGGCGTGCCGTAGTGGTGCACGAACAGCGGCTGCTGCACGGCGGAGATCATCAGGATCTCCGTTCGGCTGTCGGCGCCGAACACCGCGCGCTCGTAGGCGGCGAAGTGGCGGTAGCGCCCGCCGAGGCGGTAGAGCGGGTTGCGCAGGGTCTGCGCCTTGTCCTCGAAGCAGGGGTCGGCGGCGTAATAGACGTCCAGCCCCGGCATCTTGTTGAAGCCGATCACGCGCCCGGCGGGGCGGCGGGCGAGGTCGGCGCGCACCCAGTCGGTGTACTTGCGGTAGCGGAGGTGATTGAACAGTGCGCGCACCGGCACGTGCACGACCTCGAAGGCGGGCGGCACTTCGCCCTGCCATTCGAGCACATAGACCCGGATCGCGTGGCCGCGCGCCTGGCAGGCCTGGGCGATGCGCAGGAAGTCGCGCTGCATGCCGCCGAAGGGGAAGTACTTGTACAGGCAGAAGGCGAGCTGCATCAGGGGGCCTCGCTGCGGTCAAGTACGGCGGCGAGTTCGGCCCACACGCGTTCCGGCGCGACGCGGGTGAAGCACAGCGGCTGTTCTCGGGCGAAATCGGGGCGGGCGCGGTCGACCGCGCTCGGCGTGTAGCGGCAGCGTTTCTGCAGGCAGGGCGCGCAGGGGAAGTCGGACGCCAGGTGGCGCTGGCCGGCACCCCAGGTGCCGGTGAAGCCGGGGTTGGTCGGGCCGTAGACCGAGACCGTGGGCACCGCGAGCGCCGCCGCGAGGTGGCCCAGCCCGGTGTCCACCGCGACGCAGGCGCGCGCGCCGGCGAGCTCGGCGGCGACGCCGGCGAGCGTCAGCCGCGGCAGCACGCAGGCGCCAGCAAGCCCTTCGGCCAGGCGCTCGGCGCGGGCGCGCTCGGTGTCGTTGCCCCAGGGCAGGCGCACCTGCCAGCCTGCGGCGCAGGCGCGCTCGGCGAGGCGGCGCCAGTACAGTTCGGGCCAGTGCTTGGTCGCCCAGGTGGTGCCGTGGAGGAAGAGGAGATAGGGCGCGCTGGCGCCGGCCGCCTGCGCGGCGCCAGCGAGCACACGGGCGCGGTCGAGGCCGTAAGGGTCGGCCGCTGCGGCGGGCCCGTCGGGCAGGGCGTAGCCGAGCGCGGCGGCGAACAGCTCGCGCACGCGCAGCACCGCGTGCCGGCCCCAGGCGACGGCGTGGCGATGGCGGTAGAACAGGCTGGCGAGCGGCTCGCGCGCCGAGCGGCGGTCGAGGCCGTGCACCGGGCCGTGGGCGTGGCGGGCGAGCCAGGCGCTCTTGAGCAGGCCCTGGGCGTCGATCACCGCGTCGTAGCGCCGGGCGCCGATCGCCGCCGTGAACGCGCGCCACTCGCCGCTGCGCCAGGCCCGCAGCGGATGCTTGCGCCAGCGCCGCAGCGCGACCGGGATGACCCGGTCGACCGCCGGGTGCCAGCGCGGGATCTCGGCGAAGCCTTCCTCCACCACCCAGTCGAAGCGGATGTCGGGCAGCACGCGCGCGGCGTCGGTGAGCGCCGGCAGGGTGTGGATGACGTCGCCGAGCGAGGACGTCTTGACGATCAGCACATGCATCGCCGCGTCAGGCCCGCCCGGTGAAATGGACGGTTTCCGCCCCGCTCCGGCCGCCGGCGTGCTCGAGCCCGGCGAGGCCGAGGCCGCCGAGCGCGGCGAGGATGCGCTCGGGGGCGATGTCGGTGAGGCAGCGGGTGTGGCCGAGCGGGCAGGTGCGCTGGAAGCAGGGCGAACATTCCAGGCGCAGGGTCTGGATGGCGATGCGCTCCGACAGCGGCGGCGTGTGCTCCGGGCTGGACGAGCCGTAGATCGCCACCAGCGGCAGTTCGAGCGCGGCGGCGACGTGCATCAGGCCGGAGTCGTTGCTCACCGCGGCGGCGCACATCGCCAGCAGGTCGACGGCGTCGCCGAGGGCGGTGAGGCCGGCGAGGTTGGTCACCGCCGGGTTGCCCGCGGCGATTGCTTCGCCGGCGGCGCGGTCCTTGTTCGAGCCCAGCACCCAGACCTGGTAGCCGCGCGCGCCCAGCGCACGCGCGAGCGTGGCGAAGTGCGGGATCGGCCACTGCTTGGCGGGGCCGTATTCGGCGCCGGGCATGAAGGCCACCGCAGGCCGTTCGGCGGGCAGCTCGAACCGTGCGCGCAGCACCGGCTGGTTGGCGGCCTGGGCCACCAGACGCGGCAGCGGCAGGGGGTCGGGCAGCGGCGTGGCGGCCGGTGCGGCCAGCGCGACGAAGCGCTGCACCGTCATCGGCAGCGCGGCCTTGTCGAGGCGGCGCAGGTCGTTGAGCAGCAGGTAGCGCATCTCGCCGCGAAAGCCGGTGCGCTGCGGAATGCGGGCGAAAAAGGGCACCAGCGCGGACTTCAGCGAGCCGGGGAGCACGATCGCCTGGTCGTAGCCTTCGCCGGCGAGCGAGCGGCCCAGCGCACGGCGCGTGCCGAGACCGAACTCGCCGTGGCCGAGCGGCATCACGATGCCGCGGCGCACTTCGGGCATGCGTTCGAGGATCGGCAGCGACCAGCCCGGCGCGAGCACGTCGATGGCGCATGCGCCGCGCTGTTTGAGCGCCTTGAACAGGCTCTGCGCCATCACCATGTCGCCGACCCAGGACGGGCCGACGACGAGGATGCGGCGGGCGCGGGCCTGGCCGGGGTGGGCCGGCGTGGTGGGCGAGGTCATCGGTTTCGGTTCAGGGCGTCGGTCCGCGGCGGCGCCTCAGCCGTGCGCCGCCAGCCAGTCGAGGTAAGCGGGCACGCCGCTCTCCACGTCCATGAACGGGCGCGCGTAGCCGGCGGCGCGCAGGGCGCCGATGTCGGCCTCGGTGAAGCTCTGGTAGCGGCCCTTGAGGTGCTCGGGGAAGGGGATGTAGTCGATGCCGCCGCCTTCCTCGCCGCGGGCGCGCATCCAGCGCAGCGCGGCGTGGGCGACGTCGTTGAAGCTTTGCGCGCGCCCGGTGCCGAGGTTGAAGATGCCCGACACCTGCGGGTTGTCGAGCAGCCACAGGTTCACCGCGACGATGTCGTCGACGTGGATGAAGTCGCGCCGCTGCTCGCCCGGGCCGTAGCCATCCGAGCCCTCGAACAGGCGCACCCG
Proteins encoded in this window:
- the rfaP gene encoding lipopolysaccharide core heptose(I) kinase RfaP, encoding MTPPASATARAATTTLFVDEPFRSLWQGRDPFAAVEALQGEVFRELEGRRTLRTEVGDRAYFVKIHRGVGWGEIFKNLFSLRLPVLGARNEWRAIARLGEVGVATMRAVAFGERGRNPARQHSFIITEALAPTVSLEDYCRDWPAHPPPPALKRALIGRVAEMARRMHEGGMNHRDFYLCHFLLHTAPPPAPDALRLSLIDLHRSQVRRRTPRRWRDKDLAGLYFSALEIGLTRRDLLRFLRAYFPGPLRATLRREAALLRSLARRADKLHARYLRKYAPEARE
- the waaF gene encoding lipopolysaccharide heptosyltransferase II encodes the protein MTSPTTPAHPGQARARRILVVGPSWVGDMVMAQSLFKALKQRGACAIDVLAPGWSLPILERMPEVRRGIVMPLGHGEFGLGTRRALGRSLAGEGYDQAIVLPGSLKSALVPFFARIPQRTGFRGEMRYLLLNDLRRLDKAALPMTVQRFVALAAPAATPLPDPLPLPRLVAQAANQPVLRARFELPAERPAVAFMPGAEYGPAKQWPIPHFATLARALGARGYQVWVLGSNKDRAAGEAIAAGNPAVTNLAGLTALGDAVDLLAMCAAAVSNDSGLMHVAAALELPLVAIYGSSSPEHTPPLSERIAIQTLRLECSPCFQRTCPLGHTRCLTDIAPERILAALGGLGLAGLEHAGGRSGAETVHFTGRA
- the waaC gene encoding lipopolysaccharide heptosyltransferase I, with protein sequence MHVLIVKTSSLGDVIHTLPALTDAARVLPDIRFDWVVEEGFAEIPRWHPAVDRVIPVALRRWRKHPLRAWRSGEWRAFTAAIGARRYDAVIDAQGLLKSAWLARHAHGPVHGLDRRSAREPLASLFYRHRHAVAWGRHAVLRVRELFAAALGYALPDGPAAAADPYGLDRARVLAGAAQAAGASAPYLLFLHGTTWATKHWPELYWRRLAERACAAGWQVRLPWGNDTERARAERLAEGLAGACVLPRLTLAGVAAELAGARACVAVDTGLGHLAAALAVPTVSVYGPTNPGFTGTWGAGQRHLASDFPCAPCLQKRCRYTPSAVDRARPDFAREQPLCFTRVAPERVWAELAAVLDRSEAP
- a CDS encoding glycosyltransferase family 4 protein codes for the protein MQLAFCLYKYFPFGGMQRDFLRIAQACQARGHAIRVYVLEWQGEVPPAFEVVHVPVRALFNHLRYRKYTDWVRADLARRPAGRVIGFNKMPGLDVYYAADPCFEDKAQTLRNPLYRLGGRYRHFAAYERAVFGADSRTEILMISAVQQPLFVHHYGTPERRFHLLPPGIAPDRRAPANAGEIRAAFRQEFGLGTDDLLLVQIGSGFKTKGLDRSLKALAALPEALRRRTRLMVIGQDDPKPFKLQAIALGLAEHVQFLKGRSDVPRFLLGADLLIHPAYNENTGTVLLEAIVAGLPVLTTAVCGYAHYITDADAGRVVPSPFEQGALDIRLAEMLSADDDRRRWQANGLAFAARADLYSLPERAADRILQPAADATAQR
- a CDS encoding lipopolysaccharide kinase InaA family protein — its product is MSTPAPLQTAAALRAAGRHPALPLRAQLADGRSLTLHRLLRVLPGKRLVGEAEFEGRRVLAKLFIAPASARHWQRERSGIEALAAAAIPTPALLAAAPLQNGGHALLTAFLDGADSLAARWEAEAAEAAGSARALAVLAPAFTLLGRLHACGLVQDDLHLGNFLVHGDRLLVIDGDAVRALRPERPLDAAQAAANFAILAAQLPAGWDARLPLLIEAWRSADDALPALDVPALRARIAATRSARLQAFLGKVLRDCTLFRVEQRLDRFSAVVRDQAEALAPLLADPDRALAAGQLLKDGGTCTVARTEIAGQALVIKRYNIKNAGHALSRAWRASRAAHSWVAGHRLAFLGIATPAPLALVEERFGPLRRRAWLVNAWCPGRNLLEHLAPHVDRGPPAAEAEALRQLFATLHRERISHGDLKATNLLWHEGRIVVIDLDALRQHRSAAAHARAWRRDRARLLRNWPAGSALHRWLDTELPAA